The sequence TAAGTAAAATTGCAGACAACACAGCAACAGGAATAAACGCTGTATATTCACCCGCCCACAAGACGATGGCCAATATAAACAAGGCATGTAACATACCAGATAACGGCGTTGTACCACCTGCTCTTATATTAGTTACTGTACGCATAGTAGCCCCACCACCAGGTAAAGCGCCAAAGAAACCAGCAATCATGTTACCAATACCTTGACCCACCAGCTCTTTATCTGAGTCATGTAAATCTTTACTAATACTATCAACCGTTAATGATGTCATTAAAGAATCCAGCGTACTTAATGTGGCAATAAGTAATGCAGATTTAACCATTTCACCTGCTAATGCGCTTTCCCAAACAGGTAATGAAAAAGAAGGAAGTTCACTGGAAATAGCACCAACAACAGGTAATGGGCTATCCGAAATTATAAAAAACATAACTGCGATTAATAATGCAACGATGCTGCCTGGTATCACTTGATTAAACTTTTGAGGCCATAACATCAACAATAATAAGCACGCGCCTCCTAATAAAACATTTGTATCAGAAAAAGTATCAATTGAGTAAGACAAATCCGATAAAGGTAAACCAAACATAGGTTCTATTTGAGATAAAATAATTAATATGCCAATTCCTGATGTAAAGCCTGAGATCACCGGATAAGATACCAAAATAAAGTATTTACCTAACTTTAATAGACCAAACAACATCTGGAATAAACCAGCCAAAGTCACTACAGTAAATGCAGCGCCTAAACCATTCTGAGGTGATAAAGATACAAAGTGCGTTAAGATTGCTGCCATAGCAACAGTTAAACCGGTATTTGGACCTGTTATTTGTTGATTAGTACCACCAAAAAGAGAAGCAAAAAATCCAGTTAATATCGCACAATAAATACCTGCACTTGCCCCTGCACCTGAGGTAACACCAAATGCTAGCGCAAAAGGAAGCGCTACAATTGTAGATGTTAGAGCACCAAAGATATCCCCTTTGATGGTCTTTCGATTAAAGTGTGAAATCGAGAGCATAATGACATACAAAACATTAATTGACACAAGTGATAAGTTTACATTAAAAGTTATAATTTGAAAAACTCTTTTGAGTTTTTTAGCCTAGACTCACAAATTTATAATCAACTGCTAAGCTTACTATACTTAATTCATTCTAAAATGTAGCACTATGATATTTCGTATTTTATTAACTTTAAGTCTATTTATATTTTCTTCATTATCACAGGCTTGAATTTATAAGTGTGAACTCGACGGCATATTAAGCTTCAGACAGTTTCCTTGCAGTGACGATGCTGTTGAAATTATAGTCAACAATTCAACTTCCACTTATGAAAGTGATTTAAATAAACATGATTTATATAGTGAAACAGTGATAGATGCTTTAACAAAGCTACGTTTAGTACTTATGAAAATACAAGAAGTTAAGCTTCAAAAACGACACTTTAAGAATCAACTTAAAACCGAGATATTAGCGCTCAATTCCAAAGCGAATAAATCATTAAGTAAATTTAACCACCAAGAACTTGATGATAATAAGGCAAATATCACCGCAGGCTACACTCAAAAAATCAATAATTCTCAGGATATGTTAGACAACTTAATAACAGCAAAATCAGATCTGATGCATAAAATAAGCATGCAAAACAATATCCTTAAATTTGATCAGCAATTTAATGGTAATACGCAAGTTCAACTAATAAATAGCATCCTCCAATCACATAAAATTAATACTAAAATCAGAAAGCATCGAGATGACTTACGTTTATATCAAGTGAATTTAAACAACGATTTGGCTCGCCTAAAAAGACAATCTGAAATAGCGAATGATCCGAAGTAATATAAAACGCAATCTGCTAATATAACAAAGTGATATAATTCACAAATAACTGCTTCCTATCAGATCATCAACAATCTTGAGCCAGAGAAGAAAAATTATAACAATAACTGATGAATTATTTATATAAAGCCGTATATCGACTAAATGGATGGATAATTTTAATTGGCTTTAAATGAATGCCAAAAGTAAAAGATAAAATATTGAATTCATAAAAGTTCTGATAGCTTAATTTAAAACCCAATAGCGGCGTTGATACTCTGGTAATCTTTATCTTTTTTGAATAATCAAACCAACCGTAAAAGTCTTTTCCAATAGCGGTAGCAGCTAAACAAAAATCAATATTCGCTTTATCTAACATATTTTGAACATAGGTATTACTATTCGGGCCAGGCCAATAGCGGTAACAAAAAAGGTTTTTATATTCAGTTATTGAGTGCTGTATTGTTTTTGCTAATACACGTGCCTTCAGCCCTGAAAATACATACTCCACTCTACTCTGACCACTTCCAACAGCACTATCGAATGGTAATAAATTTAGATGTAAATGCCCCCAACTTGTTTTACAACAGTTTGGGTTTTGCCATACTTCCCAACGTTCTTTTTTAGTATCCGTTATTATCACAAACCAAAAATGGTCTGCTACCAAGCCTAAATATGGAATTTTTACAGATCTGAGTTCAACTTTTAATGCATTATTTTTTATCATTTTTATTTTACGATTTACAAAATATCAAATTTGAGTTGTTAACTCATAATATATCCCAATATCTTTATTATGAATAAAAATACTTCTCTACATAAAAGTTTTTACACAGTTAGCCTCTTTGTCATTTTATTATGGCTCATTAAAGCGTGGCAAACTTACTATTCAATTGACCTTTATCAACTAGGTGTCAAACCACAGACATTATCAGGCTTGATTGGTGTGTTCACTGGACCACTTATTCATGGTTCTTGGGAGCACGTATTAGGTAATTCGTTACCCTTAGTTTTGCTGGGAGGCTTTCTAAAATACGGATATCCAAGATCACACTGGTGGGCAATTGCAATTATTTGGCTATTATCGGGCTTAGGTGTGTGGTTATTTGGCCGCGACAGCTACCATTTTGGTGCAAGCGGGTTAACCCATGGCTTATTTTTCTATTTATTTATCGCAGGCATATTACGCAGAGATAAGCGCTCAAGTGTATTGTTAATGATAGCCTTTTATATGTATGGGTCTATGGTAATGACCATCTTACCCAGAGAACAAGGTATTTCATTTGAGTATCACCTATTTGGCGCAATTGCAGGGCTATTATCAGCAATTTTATTTAGGCATTGGGACCCAAAATTAAAAGAAAAAACATATTCCTGGCAGCAAACCGATGACTCTGAAGATTTAATTGGCGATGAATGGCAAAGTGAAAACTTAAATGACTCAAAAGAATTAAGCAGTGATGAAA is a genomic window of Pseudoalteromonas sp. '520P1 No. 423' containing:
- a CDS encoding SulP family inorganic anion transporter — encoded protein: MLSISHFNRKTIKGDIFGALTSTIVALPFALAFGVTSGAGASAGIYCAILTGFFASLFGGTNQQITGPNTGLTVAMAAILTHFVSLSPQNGLGAAFTVVTLAGLFQMLFGLLKLGKYFILVSYPVISGFTSGIGILIILSQIEPMFGLPLSDLSYSIDTFSDTNVLLGGACLLLLMLWPQKFNQVIPGSIVALLIAVMFFIISDSPLPVVGAISSELPSFSLPVWESALAGEMVKSALLIATLSTLDSLMTSLTVDSISKDLHDSDKELVGQGIGNMIAGFFGALPGGGATMRTVTNIRAGGTTPLSGMLHALFILAIVLWAGEYTAFIPVAVLSAILLNVGINIIDWNFLKRLHQIPVFSVGLMISTMILSVAVDLVTAVLIGVFIANIVTIRRLSEIQLDNLSIFTDKEVAQLPSDEKALFEVVSNEVLLLNISGPIGFGVARGLKQSVSQLDQNKTILVDFTHARFVGITSTIAIEEIILSYQNQGKDILLVCLCERVRQDFDKIKLLDKIDEKYIFKTRKDALLYMNKR
- a CDS encoding rhomboid family intramembrane serine protease: MNKNTSLHKSFYTVSLFVILLWLIKAWQTYYSIDLYQLGVKPQTLSGLIGVFTGPLIHGSWEHVLGNSLPLVLLGGFLKYGYPRSHWWAIAIIWLLSGLGVWLFGRDSYHFGASGLTHGLFFYLFIAGILRRDKRSSVLLMIAFYMYGSMVMTILPREQGISFEYHLFGAIAGLLSAILFRHWDPKLKEKTYSWQQTDDSEDLIGDEWQSENLNDSKELSSDENKDSND
- a CDS encoding DUF3750 domain-containing protein — encoded protein: MIKNNALKVELRSVKIPYLGLVADHFWFVIITDTKKERWEVWQNPNCCKTSWGHLHLNLLPFDSAVGSGQSRVEYVFSGLKARVLAKTIQHSITEYKNLFCYRYWPGPNSNTYVQNMLDKANIDFCLAATAIGKDFYGWFDYSKKIKITRVSTPLLGFKLSYQNFYEFNILSFTFGIHLKPIKIIHPFSRYTALYK